The Thermocrinis albus DSM 14484 genome segment CAACTCACCAGACAGGCTACATCTATATCCCTAAAGGTGGGTGTACAGGAGGAGAGCTGATCCCTGCACATGTTAAGAACACGCAGGGAGCTCTCTCTCCTCCCCTGTTGGTAGTGGTTTATAGCTATGGCAAGCCTTATCAGTCCCTGATAACACTGGCGGGATAACCTATCCTCCTTGGGAAAGAGTCTCCAGATATCTTCCAACACTTCGTGAGCCTCGTAAAACTTCCCTTCTTCCCACAGCTCCCTGGCTCTTCTGAGAAGTTCTCTCTCTTCCTGCATCATCCCGTCTTAAAGCCCAGCGTGAAACCCACCATAAAGGACCCGGAGAAAGCGATGGTTCTCACAAGGCCCTTAACAAAGGCATCAAAACTACTTACAGAAGACTTGAGGAGGACCCACAACTGCCCCCAGTTTACGTCCAGTATACCAATATGAGACAGCCACATGATGGAGAGGATGTAAAGTCCCATCAGCATAAG includes the following:
- a CDS encoding DUF309 domain-containing protein; translation: MMQEERELLRRARELWEEGKFYEAHEVLEDIWRLFPKEDRLSRQCYQGLIRLAIAINHYQQGRRESSLRVLNMCRDQLSSCTPTFRDIDVACLVSWIEEAIETLQRGGNIERFPKL
- a CDS encoding FUN14 domain-containing protein — its product is MEIEKILTDMGYGGFAGFVVGFAVKKVLNVFLMLMGLYILSIMWLSHIGILDVNWGQLWVLLKSSVSSFDAFVKGLVRTIAFSGSFMVGFTLGFKTG